One window of the Allorhizobium ampelinum S4 genome contains the following:
- the leuC gene encoding 3-isopropylmalate dehydratase large subunit — translation MSAPRTLYDKIFDDHLVDRQDDGTCLLYIDRHLVHEVTSPQAFEGLRMAGRKVHAPTRTLAVVDHNVPTTPDRAEGIKNEESRIQVEALAKNAADFGVEYYSEKDKRQGIVHIVGPEQGFTLPGMTIVCGDSHTSTHGAFGALAHGIGTSEVEHVLATQTLIQKKAKNMLVRVDGKLPAGVTAKDIILAIIGEIGTAGGTGHVIEFAGEAIEALSMEGRMTVCNMTIEGGARAGLIAPDEKTFEYIKGKPRAPKGEELEMALQYWKTLHTDEGAHFDRTVVLDAANLPPIVSWGSSPEDVISVQGVVPNPDDIADENKRTSKWRALDYMGLKPGTKITDITIDRVFIGSCTNGRIEDLRAAAAVLKDRKVASTVSAMVVPGSGLVKEQAEAEGLDKIFLDAGCEWREPGCSMCLAMNDDRLKPEERCASTSNRNFEGRQGYKGRTHLVSPAMAAAAAIAGHFVDIREWK, via the coding sequence ATGAGCGCACCCCGTACCCTCTACGACAAGATTTTCGATGACCATCTGGTGGATCGCCAGGATGACGGCACCTGTCTTCTCTATATCGATCGCCACCTCGTGCACGAGGTGACAAGCCCGCAGGCCTTTGAAGGTCTGCGCATGGCTGGCCGCAAGGTGCATGCACCAACCCGCACTCTGGCCGTTGTTGACCATAACGTACCGACCACGCCGGACCGGGCCGAAGGCATCAAGAACGAGGAAAGCCGCATCCAGGTCGAGGCCTTGGCCAAGAATGCCGCGGATTTCGGCGTCGAATATTATTCCGAAAAAGACAAGCGCCAGGGCATCGTGCATATCGTCGGCCCTGAACAGGGCTTCACCCTGCCTGGCATGACCATCGTCTGCGGCGACAGCCATACCTCGACCCACGGAGCCTTCGGCGCCCTGGCGCATGGCATCGGCACGTCGGAAGTGGAACATGTTCTGGCCACCCAGACCTTGATCCAGAAGAAAGCCAAGAACATGCTGGTGCGTGTCGATGGCAAGCTGCCCGCAGGTGTGACCGCCAAGGACATCATTCTTGCCATCATCGGTGAAATCGGCACCGCTGGCGGCACCGGCCACGTCATCGAATTTGCCGGTGAAGCTATCGAGGCCCTGTCGATGGAAGGCCGCATGACCGTCTGCAACATGACGATCGAAGGCGGCGCCCGCGCTGGCCTGATTGCGCCTGACGAAAAGACCTTCGAATATATCAAGGGCAAGCCCCGCGCGCCGAAGGGTGAAGAGCTGGAGATGGCGCTTCAATACTGGAAGACGCTGCATACCGATGAAGGCGCACATTTCGACCGCACCGTCGTGCTGGATGCCGCCAACCTGCCGCCCATCGTCTCCTGGGGTTCTTCGCCGGAAGATGTGATTTCGGTTCAGGGCGTCGTGCCGAACCCCGACGATATCGCTGACGAAAACAAGCGGACGTCGAAGTGGCGGGCGCTCGACTATATGGGCCTGAAACCCGGCACCAAGATCACCGATATCACCATCGACCGGGTGTTCATCGGTTCCTGCACCAATGGCCGCATCGAAGACCTGCGCGCCGCAGCAGCCGTGCTGAAGGATCGCAAGGTGGCATCGACGGTTTCTGCCATGGTGGTTCCGGGGTCTGGCCTCGTCAAGGAACAGGCAGAAGCCGAAGGTCTCGACAAAATCTTCCTGGATGCCGGTTGCGAATGGCGTGAGCCGGGCTGTTCCATGTGCCTGGCGATGAACGACGACCGCCTGAAGCCGGAAGAACGCTGCGCCTCCACCTCGAACCGCAATTTCGAAGGCCGCCAGGGCTATAAGGGCCGCACCCACCTCGTGTCCCCCGCCATGGCCGCTGCCGCTGCCATTGCCGGCCACTTCGTCGATATCCGCGAGTGGAAGTGA
- a CDS encoding aldo/keto reductase, which translates to MADQSYISFSDGNSIPQVGLGVWQTPNSEAAPAVRSALSAGYRHIDTAAVYENEEGVGEGIRSSGIDRGDIFLTTKLWNNEQGFDNTLKAFDASLKRLGTDYVDLYLIHWPSPHRGLFVETWKAFIQLKEEGRARSIGVSNFYPEHLKTIIDETGVVPVINQIELHPDFQQKQAREFHQAHNIVTQSWSPLGQGKLLDNPVIGKIATKHGRTAAQIIIRWHIESGLVVIPKSVTPSRIEENFKVFDFSLDPQDMTEIAALDSSSTRIGPDPMTASF; encoded by the coding sequence GTGGCAGATCAATCCTACATTTCCTTTTCCGACGGCAACAGCATCCCGCAGGTGGGTCTCGGCGTCTGGCAAACACCCAATAGCGAAGCGGCACCTGCGGTACGGTCCGCGCTGTCGGCGGGTTATCGCCATATCGATACGGCTGCTGTCTATGAAAACGAGGAGGGTGTCGGCGAAGGCATCCGCTCGTCCGGCATCGACCGCGGCGATATTTTCCTGACCACCAAGCTGTGGAACAATGAGCAGGGCTTCGACAACACCCTCAAAGCCTTCGATGCCAGCCTGAAGCGGCTTGGCACTGATTATGTCGATCTCTACCTGATCCATTGGCCATCACCGCATCGCGGCCTGTTTGTCGAGACCTGGAAGGCCTTTATTCAATTGAAGGAGGAGGGCAGGGCGCGCTCCATCGGCGTGTCGAATTTCTATCCGGAGCATCTGAAGACGATCATCGATGAAACCGGCGTGGTGCCTGTCATCAACCAGATCGAACTGCATCCGGATTTCCAGCAGAAACAAGCCCGCGAATTCCACCAGGCCCACAATATCGTGACCCAGTCCTGGAGCCCACTTGGCCAGGGCAAGCTGTTGGACAATCCGGTGATCGGTAAGATCGCTACCAAGCATGGCCGCACGGCAGCCCAGATCATCATCCGCTGGCATATCGAAAGCGGGCTTGTGGTGATCCCGAAATCCGTCACGCCCTCGCGCATCGAGGAAAATTTCAAGGTGTTCGATTTCAGCCTTGATCCACAAGACATGACTGAGATCGCTGCGCTCGATAGCTCATCGACCCGCATTGGACCCGATCCGATGACCGCCAGCTTCTGA
- a CDS encoding L,D-transpeptidase family protein has protein sequence MPNPPSRAGSQPRQGLRSIVVRRKPGCKSQAIVQAGPLRFPAAIGRSGITAFKREGDGATPRASMRLLYGYFRAESRAAIGSRLPLRSIRADMLWCDAPGHPAYNRPVKAPFTPSHERLQRQDRLYDVCLVMDWNVTCRKQGCGSAIFFHVARPDYTPTEGCVAISPADMRRLLAVVSQATIVTVL, from the coding sequence ATGCCAAACCCACCTTCCAGAGCCGGGTCTCAACCGCGCCAAGGTCTTCGCAGTATTGTGGTGCGCCGCAAGCCCGGTTGCAAGAGCCAGGCCATCGTTCAGGCTGGACCGCTTCGGTTTCCCGCCGCCATCGGACGGTCGGGCATCACGGCTTTCAAGCGTGAGGGCGATGGCGCAACCCCACGGGCATCGATGCGGTTGCTTTACGGCTACTTTCGGGCGGAGTCTCGTGCGGCCATAGGCTCGCGCCTGCCTTTGAGGTCGATTCGTGCTGACATGCTGTGGTGCGATGCGCCGGGCCATCCGGCCTATAACCGTCCGGTCAAGGCACCGTTTACCCCCAGTCACGAGCGGTTGCAGCGACAGGACAGGCTTTACGATGTCTGTCTGGTGATGGACTGGAACGTCACCTGCCGTAAGCAGGGCTGCGGGTCTGCGATCTTTTTCCACGTGGCGCGCCCGGACTATACTCCGACGGAGGGCTGCGTGGCGATTAGCCCCGCCGACATGCGCCGCCTGCTGGCGGTTGTTTCACAGGCCACCATTGTCACGGTTTTGTGA
- a CDS encoding response regulator transcription factor — protein MAARTILLVDDDDDLRETLVEQLSLYEEFSIQQESNATKGVQAARNGQVDLMIMDVGLPDMDGREAVKLLRKGGFKAPVIMLTGHDTDSDTILGLEAGANDYVTKPFRFAVLLARIRAQLRQHEQSEDATFTVGPYLFKPSQKLLTTEDGKKIRLTEKEAAIIRYLYRAGQKVVTRDVLLEEVWGYNSGVTTHTLETHVYRLRQKIERDPSNAEILVTENGGYKIIP, from the coding sequence ATGGCTGCTCGGACGATCCTTCTGGTCGATGACGACGATGACCTGCGCGAAACGCTGGTGGAACAACTTTCCCTTTACGAGGAGTTTTCGATCCAGCAGGAATCCAACGCCACCAAGGGCGTGCAGGCGGCCCGCAATGGCCAGGTGGACCTGATGATCATGGATGTGGGCCTGCCGGACATGGATGGCCGCGAAGCCGTGAAACTGCTGCGCAAGGGCGGCTTCAAGGCCCCCGTCATCATGCTGACCGGTCACGATACCGATTCCGACACCATTCTGGGGCTTGAGGCCGGTGCGAACGACTATGTTACCAAGCCATTCCGCTTTGCCGTTCTGCTCGCCCGCATCCGTGCGCAGTTGCGCCAGCACGAGCAGAGCGAAGACGCCACGTTTACCGTCGGTCCCTATCTGTTCAAGCCAAGCCAGAAGCTGCTGACCACCGAAGATGGCAAGAAAATCCGGCTGACGGAAAAGGAAGCGGCCATCATCCGCTACCTCTACCGCGCCGGGCAAAAAGTCGTCACCCGCGACGTGCTGCTGGAAGAAGTCTGGGGATACAACTCCGGCGTCACCACCCATACGCTGGAAACCCATGTCTATCGCCTGCGCCAGAAGATAGAACGGGACCCGTCCAATGCCGAAATTCTGGTGACGGAAAACGGCGGCTACAAGATTATTCCCTAA
- a CDS encoding cyclic nucleotide-binding domain-containing protein — translation MALSDDMQLLSSLALFQGLEPDQLRLIAFGAEHRPIGQGQPLFREHSPAECAYVVVRGRFELSNTGRDGKPQVAAVAGPGTMLSELALATMVERKYTAIALEDAEVLRIPRPLFHRLLEEYPKLGLVMQERIRQNLMALATGAKGMEERFR, via the coding sequence ATGGCGCTGAGCGATGACATGCAACTGCTCTCATCCCTGGCGCTGTTTCAGGGGCTGGAGCCGGACCAATTGCGGCTGATTGCCTTTGGTGCCGAACACAGGCCCATTGGCCAGGGCCAGCCGCTGTTTCGGGAACACTCCCCGGCTGAATGCGCCTATGTGGTGGTGCGGGGCCGGTTCGAGCTTTCCAACACAGGTCGCGATGGCAAGCCGCAAGTCGCCGCTGTTGCCGGTCCCGGCACCATGCTGTCGGAACTGGCGCTGGCCACCATGGTGGAGCGCAAATATACCGCCATCGCCCTGGAAGATGCCGAAGTGCTGCGCATTCCCCGCCCGCTGTTCCACCGGCTGCTGGAGGAATATCCAAAGCTCGGCCTTGTCATGCAGGAGCGCATCCGGCAAAACCTCATGGCACTGGCGACCGGTGCAAAGGGGATGGAAGAGCGGTTTCGGTAA
- a CDS encoding HEPN domain-containing protein — translation MDQDRLNHLPARKQRELERVVRILFDEFEAAQKGRLSDKNKGGRILKLILFGSYARGDWVEDHASGYYSDYDLLVVVNSETFADEDEFWRGAQEYLIREEIATKRLKTPVNFIVHSLDDMNNRLARGLPFFIDIARDGIPLYEAPGFPLATAQPLPPEERQAQAKTYFEDWFSSADAFQAAAGFLIERGNFNEAAFQLHQTVERLYHCVLLVLTLYSPRLHNLRKLRPLAESLDTRLIDAWPRKNRLARRCFDRLHRAYVEARYSSKYEITAEELAWLVEHIKQLQDAVELVCKEWLENHDL, via the coding sequence ATGGATCAGGACCGGCTCAATCATCTGCCCGCCCGCAAGCAGCGCGAGCTGGAGCGGGTGGTCCGCATTCTCTTCGACGAGTTCGAAGCCGCGCAAAAGGGCAGGCTGTCCGATAAAAACAAGGGCGGCCGTATCCTCAAGCTGATCCTGTTCGGCTCCTATGCGCGTGGCGACTGGGTCGAGGACCATGCGAGCGGCTATTATTCCGATTATGATCTGCTGGTGGTGGTGAATAGTGAGACTTTCGCCGATGAGGATGAGTTCTGGCGCGGCGCGCAGGAATATCTGATCCGGGAGGAAATCGCTACCAAGCGCTTGAAAACCCCTGTCAATTTTATCGTTCACTCCCTTGATGATATGAACAATCGACTGGCCCGAGGCCTGCCTTTCTTCATCGATATCGCCCGTGACGGCATCCCGCTTTATGAAGCGCCGGGCTTTCCGCTCGCTACGGCCCAGCCGCTGCCTCCAGAGGAGAGGCAGGCTCAGGCGAAGACTTATTTCGAGGATTGGTTTTCGAGTGCCGACGCCTTTCAGGCCGCAGCCGGATTTTTGATTGAGCGCGGTAATTTTAATGAAGCCGCCTTCCAGCTTCATCAAACGGTTGAACGGCTTTACCACTGCGTTCTGCTGGTGCTGACGCTCTATAGCCCCCGGTTGCACAATTTAAGAAAATTGCGACCGCTGGCCGAAAGTTTGGATACTCGTCTGATCGATGCATGGCCGAGGAAAAACCGCCTTGCCCGTCGTTGTTTCGATCGCCTGCACCGCGCCTATGTCGAAGCCCGTTATTCATCAAAATACGAGATTACCGCCGAGGAATTGGCGTGGCTGGTGGAGCATATCAAACAGTTGCAGGATGCTGTCGAACTGGTCTGCAAGGAGTGGCTGGAGAACCACGATCTATAG
- a CDS encoding exodeoxyribonuclease III has translation MTFSLTTWNINSVRLRMPIVEHFLKLRQPDILCLQEIKCQNHEFPLEAFQALGYPYAILHGQKGYHGVATVSKFPLTEDHRQDFCGVGDSRHISAIFEWNGRRIRLHNFYVPAGGDEPNRDINPKFGHKLDFVEEMKALSASAEPNTSAILVGDLNIAPLEHDVWSHKQLLKIVSHTPVETAGLLDVINRGGWVDLMRQLVDPSQKLYTWWSYRAKDWDSADKGRRLDHIWSSPDLLPSLKTIEILREARGWEKPSDHVPVTVQFAL, from the coding sequence ATGACTTTTTCCCTGACCACCTGGAATATCAATTCGGTGCGGCTGCGCATGCCGATTGTCGAGCATTTTCTCAAACTGCGTCAGCCGGATATTCTCTGCCTTCAGGAAATCAAATGCCAGAACCATGAGTTTCCGTTGGAGGCGTTTCAGGCGCTGGGCTATCCCTATGCTATTCTGCATGGCCAGAAGGGCTATCATGGCGTTGCCACCGTCTCGAAATTTCCTTTGACCGAAGACCACCGGCAGGATTTCTGCGGCGTCGGTGACAGCCGCCATATTTCGGCGATTTTTGAGTGGAACGGGCGGCGTATTCGCCTGCATAATTTCTATGTGCCCGCCGGAGGCGACGAGCCCAACCGGGACATCAATCCAAAATTCGGCCACAAGCTGGATTTCGTCGAGGAAATGAAGGCGCTGTCGGCCAGTGCCGAGCCAAATACGTCGGCTATCCTGGTCGGCGACCTGAATATCGCGCCGCTGGAGCACGATGTCTGGTCGCACAAGCAGTTGCTGAAGATCGTGTCCCATACCCCGGTGGAAACCGCAGGCCTGCTTGACGTGATTAATCGCGGTGGATGGGTGGACCTGATGCGCCAGCTGGTCGATCCATCGCAAAAACTCTATACGTGGTGGAGCTACCGGGCCAAGGACTGGGACAGCGCCGACAAGGGCCGCCGCCTCGACCATATCTGGTCGTCACCGGATCTGTTACCGTCGCTGAAAACCATCGAGATTTTGCGCGAGGCACGCGGCTGGGAAAAGCCTTCTGACCACGTGCCGGTGACGGTGCAGTTCGCGCTTTGA
- a CDS encoding outer membrane lipoprotein carrier protein LolA, protein MQKKTFAPAGMAGMIGRRGFIGMAAAGIAVAAMGATVSPAYAQAQASAAQRIADHFASVKTMMGEFVQFGPRGEQTAGKFYIERPGKLRFNYEQPSPMRVISDGRNVAIGNLKMKTWDVYPLSKTPLSLLLSDRIDLGHQMVRQVKEEQDLTTIVLGDKSIFGDQTITLMFDPKTFELRQWTVTDAQGKDTSVMIFNVQQGVNFDEKVFEVPYDDIRNRG, encoded by the coding sequence ATGCAAAAGAAGACGTTTGCCCCGGCAGGCATGGCAGGGATGATTGGCCGCCGGGGATTTATCGGCATGGCGGCTGCGGGGATCGCTGTTGCGGCCATGGGCGCCACAGTCTCACCCGCATATGCTCAGGCCCAGGCCAGCGCCGCGCAGAGGATCGCCGATCATTTTGCCTCGGTGAAAACCATGATGGGCGAGTTCGTGCAGTTTGGCCCGCGCGGTGAACAGACAGCCGGAAAATTCTATATCGAACGTCCCGGCAAGCTGCGCTTCAACTATGAGCAGCCCTCGCCGATGCGGGTGATTTCCGATGGCCGTAACGTGGCAATCGGCAACCTGAAAATGAAGACCTGGGATGTCTATCCGCTGTCGAAGACGCCGCTGAGTCTGCTTTTGTCCGACCGCATCGATCTCGGCCACCAGATGGTGCGGCAGGTCAAGGAAGAGCAGGACCTGACCACCATCGTGCTGGGCGACAAGTCGATCTTCGGCGATCAGACCATCACCCTGATGTTTGATCCGAAGACCTTCGAGCTGCGGCAATGGACCGTCACCGATGCGCAGGGCAAGGACACGTCGGTAATGATCTTCAACGTCCAGCAGGGCGTTAATTTCGATGAAAAAGTTTTCGAAGTTCCCTATGACGATATCCGCAATCGCGGCTGA
- a CDS encoding DNA translocase FtsK has protein sequence MSRSTLAILEERSPRMIVMGFIMRQCLALLGFALFLGLVAAIAALATWNVADPSFSYATSRAPTNILGYPGAVFADLAMQFFGLASVAALLPILAWCLSLISGRKITRLPRRLAAWGTGAVAGAAVFGCFPPPGTWPIPNGIGGVIGDMILRFPALFVGAYPTGTFAMVLGVIFIAPMLWLMLFAAGIIGNEEDDFEAEILAARASSQAGSRKSKAVPIVDEDDDDDDRTGPFALAAGALAHVWYTGQARMRRLAGLKPKRRERSDFDQPYDFNDDEVMPVQAGRPDHRADPSFEPGERSAGRRRIAPPPVSPEDTHDEPPFDLRTRGRSADDILFDDEDEDRAAKPSARRAAAPAERPRPSPVSGSPVAGPRGARGFQLPSVQLLAEPRAVAKDASLSADQLEHNARTLEGVLEDFGVKGDIIEVRPGPVVTLYELEPAPGIKSSRVIGLADDIARSMSAIAARVAVVPGRNAIGIELPNRTRETVYLREMIGSRDFNGSTAKLPMALGKTIGGEPVIADLAKMPHLLVAGTTGSGKSVAINTMILSLVYRLPPEKCRLIMIDPKMLELSIYDGIPHLLSPVVTDPKKAVVALKWTVREMEERYKKMSKIGVRNIDGFNSRVEQAIEKGEVLTRTVQTGFDRQTGEAMYETETFDLQPMPYIVVIIDEMADLMMVAGKDIEGAVQRLAQMARAAGIHVIMATQRPSVDVITGTIKANFPTRISFQVTSKIDSRTILGEQGAEQLLGMGDMLYMAGGGRIQRVHGPFVSDNEVEDIVAYLKTQGAPDYLDAVTIDEDDDEGGGPAGTGNLAESDDPYDQAVAVVLRDGKASTSYVQRRLGIGYNRAASLIERMEQEGIIGPANHAGKREILVPTEADIER, from the coding sequence ATGAGCAGAAGCACGCTGGCAATATTGGAAGAGCGGTCGCCTCGGATGATCGTGATGGGTTTCATCATGCGGCAATGCCTTGCTCTGCTCGGCTTTGCCTTGTTCCTTGGGCTGGTGGCGGCCATTGCCGCGCTGGCCACCTGGAATGTTGCCGATCCCAGTTTTTCCTATGCGACCAGCCGGGCGCCCACCAATATTCTCGGTTATCCCGGTGCCGTCTTTGCCGATCTTGCCATGCAGTTTTTCGGACTGGCTTCGGTTGCGGCACTTTTACCCATTCTGGCCTGGTGTCTTTCGCTGATCTCCGGACGCAAGATCACCCGCTTGCCACGCCGTCTGGCCGCCTGGGGTACCGGTGCTGTTGCCGGTGCTGCCGTGTTCGGCTGTTTTCCGCCGCCCGGCACCTGGCCCATTCCCAACGGGATCGGTGGGGTGATCGGCGACATGATCCTGCGCTTTCCCGCACTGTTTGTCGGAGCCTATCCGACCGGAACCTTTGCCATGGTGCTGGGGGTGATCTTCATCGCCCCGATGCTGTGGCTGATGCTGTTTGCTGCCGGTATCATCGGCAATGAAGAGGATGATTTCGAAGCGGAAATTCTGGCTGCCCGTGCAAGCTCACAGGCGGGGTCGCGCAAGAGCAAGGCCGTGCCTATCGTCGATGAGGATGACGACGATGATGACCGCACCGGGCCTTTTGCGCTTGCTGCCGGTGCGCTCGCCCATGTCTGGTATACCGGTCAGGCCCGGATGCGGCGTCTCGCCGGTCTGAAGCCAAAAAGGCGCGAGCGGTCGGATTTCGACCAGCCCTATGACTTCAATGATGATGAGGTTATGCCGGTTCAGGCTGGACGCCCGGACCACCGCGCCGACCCGTCCTTTGAGCCGGGTGAGCGGAGTGCGGGCCGTCGCCGTATCGCGCCGCCGCCGGTGTCGCCGGAGGACACGCATGACGAGCCACCCTTTGACCTGCGCACCCGTGGTCGCTCCGCTGATGACATCCTATTCGACGATGAAGACGAAGACCGCGCTGCAAAGCCATCTGCACGCCGCGCGGCGGCTCCTGCTGAGCGTCCCCGCCCGTCTCCGGTGTCTGGTTCTCCGGTCGCTGGCCCAAGGGGTGCGCGTGGTTTCCAATTGCCGTCGGTTCAGCTTCTGGCCGAACCACGTGCGGTTGCCAAGGATGCCAGCCTGTCGGCTGACCAGCTTGAACACAATGCCCGGACGCTGGAAGGCGTGCTGGAAGATTTCGGCGTCAAGGGTGATATTATCGAAGTGCGTCCCGGCCCGGTCGTCACACTTTACGAGCTGGAGCCAGCGCCAGGGATCAAATCGTCCCGCGTTATCGGTCTTGCCGACGATATTGCCCGCTCGATGAGCGCCATTGCCGCCCGTGTCGCCGTGGTGCCTGGCCGCAACGCCATCGGCATAGAATTGCCGAACAGAACCCGCGAAACCGTTTATTTGCGGGAAATGATCGGTAGCCGCGACTTCAACGGCTCGACAGCCAAGCTGCCGATGGCGCTGGGCAAGACCATTGGCGGTGAACCTGTGATTGCCGACCTCGCCAAGATGCCGCATCTGCTGGTGGCTGGTACGACCGGATCGGGCAAGTCGGTGGCAATCAACACCATGATCCTGTCGCTGGTCTACCGTTTGCCGCCGGAAAAATGCCGGTTGATCATGATCGATCCGAAAATGCTGGAATTGTCGATCTATGACGGCATTCCGCATCTGCTCTCACCTGTCGTTACCGATCCGAAAAAGGCCGTTGTCGCCTTGAAATGGACGGTGCGCGAGATGGAAGAGCGCTACAAGAAGATGTCGAAAATCGGCGTGCGCAATATCGACGGCTTTAACAGCCGCGTCGAGCAGGCCATTGAAAAGGGCGAAGTGCTGACCCGCACCGTGCAGACCGGCTTTGACCGGCAGACCGGCGAGGCCATGTACGAGACCGAGACCTTCGATTTGCAGCCCATGCCCTATATCGTTGTTATCATCGATGAGATGGCCGACCTGATGATGGTGGCGGGCAAGGATATCGAAGGCGCGGTGCAGCGCCTGGCGCAGATGGCACGCGCGGCGGGCATCCACGTCATCATGGCGACGCAGCGGCCTTCTGTCGATGTCATCACCGGTACCATCAAGGCAAACTTCCCGACCCGGATTTCCTTCCAGGTTACGTCCAAGATCGACAGCCGTACTATTCTGGGCGAGCAGGGCGCTGAACAGTTGCTGGGCATGGGCGACATGCTCTACATGGCTGGCGGCGGGCGCATCCAGCGCGTCCATGGTCCGTTTGTTTCGGATAATGAGGTCGAAGACATCGTTGCCTATCTGAAAACCCAGGGCGCGCCGGATTATCTTGATGCCGTGACTATTGACGAGGACGACGACGAAGGTGGCGGACCGGCAGGCACCGGCAATCTGGCCGAATCGGACGATCCTTACGACCAAGCCGTCGCCGTCGTGCTTCGGGATGGAAAAGCCTCAACCTCCTATGTTCAACGTCGGCTGGGCATCGGCTATAACCGCGCCGCATCGCTGATCGAACGCATGGAGCAGGAAGGCATTATCGGCCCGGCCAACCACGCGGGCAAACGCGAAATCCTCGTTCCGACGGAAGCTGACATCGAGCGGTGA